A DNA window from Geitlerinema sp. PCC 9228 contains the following coding sequences:
- a CDS encoding F0F1 ATP synthase subunit B, which translates to MIDFFLLATEGGFGFNFDPLDTNLVNLAIIIGVLYYFGRQFLGKILSERRANIEEAIQDAERRQKEAADALSQAESDLAQAQAKAEQIRQRGQEQAKAAKEAILEEAKRDVERLKAEASREMETEREQVIAEIRRRIFSMALEKAESEIDNKLDESAQQKLIDRSIAMLGGRQ; encoded by the coding sequence ATGATCGATTTTTTCCTGCTCGCCACCGAGGGTGGCTTTGGGTTCAATTTTGACCCCTTAGATACCAATCTGGTGAACTTGGCTATTATCATCGGGGTTCTGTATTACTTTGGGCGTCAGTTTTTGGGCAAAATCCTCAGCGAGCGGCGGGCCAATATTGAAGAGGCTATTCAAGATGCTGAACGACGCCAGAAAGAGGCTGCTGATGCCCTATCTCAGGCGGAGTCGGATTTGGCTCAAGCGCAAGCCAAAGCGGAGCAAATTCGCCAGCGAGGACAGGAACAAGCCAAAGCTGCCAAAGAAGCCATTCTGGAAGAGGCCAAGCGGGATGTGGAACGTTTGAAAGCAGAGGCCTCTAGGGAAATGGAAACCGAACGCGAACAGGTAATTGCTGAAATTCGCCGGCGTATTTTTAGCATGGCCTTAGAAAAAGCAGAATCCGAGATCGATAACAAATTGGATGAGTCGGCGCAGCAAAAACTCATCGACCGTAGCATTGCGATGCTAGGAGGACGCCAATGA
- the atpH gene encoding ATP synthase F1 subunit delta: MTSGSVSAEIATPYAEALMSLAKENNLTDRMGDDTRFLLELLENSPDLKQFLNNPLVVTDKKKAALRQLLADRVHAYTLNFVMLLLDRKRIAFLEDMCEVYLDLLRELKQTVLAKVTSTVELNEQQKQAVRDRVLAMTQAQGVELQTQVDPSLLGGMVVEVGSQVLDASVRGQLRRLSLSMQVA; this comes from the coding sequence ATGACAAGCGGTTCCGTAAGCGCGGAGATAGCAACTCCCTATGCGGAGGCTTTGATGTCTCTGGCAAAAGAGAACAATCTCACCGATCGCATGGGCGATGACACCCGTTTTCTGTTGGAATTGCTGGAAAATTCGCCAGATTTGAAGCAATTTCTCAACAATCCCCTCGTTGTTACCGATAAGAAAAAGGCGGCATTGCGGCAACTCCTTGCCGATCGCGTACATGCGTATACGCTCAATTTTGTGATGTTGCTGCTCGATCGCAAGCGCATTGCCTTTTTAGAGGACATGTGCGAAGTGTATTTAGATTTATTGCGGGAACTCAAGCAAACGGTTCTGGCGAAAGTCACCAGTACGGTGGAATTGAATGAACAACAGAAGCAAGCCGTACGCGATCGCGTCCTCGCCATGACCCAAGCCCAGGGGGTCGAATTGCAAACCCAAGTGGACCCATCTCTTCTGGGTGGTATGGTGGTGGAAGTAGGTTCCCAAGTGCTCGATGCGAGCGTCCGCGGACAGCTACGCCGTTTGTCTTTGAGTATGCAAGTTGCCTAA